The Candidatus Zixiibacteriota bacterium DNA segment CTGGGCCAGCATCGACACATTGTCCCAACTTACCCAGGTTTCTGCGATTTTGCCCTTTTCAAAGCGCTGCAGAACTATGTTTACAATCGTGAACTCTTTCCCGGTAGGCGGAAGATCGTTCATCTGCCCGGTCTGGGTACCAAAACCGGTCGCGACATAGGCCACCATGTCACCCTGAGCGAAGATCGGCCCTATGGAGTCACGGTAGTCAGGGACCGATTTCAGAAAGTCTGCGACGAATTCCTTTAACTGCTCGGCGCCGCGCATTTCCTGAAATCTCGGCGGCATGGCCTGGCAATGCCGAACATAATCCTCAGCCAACACCTCATCGAAATAGTCAACATTGCCTTTGGACATCTCCTCGTGGACACGAAATACAGTCGCGATGTTCTGTTGTTCAATCGAGGCGCCCTGGTCGCAGCAACCGGCGGTTATAATAGAAACCACAATCACAACAGCGCCGAGCAGTTTCAATGAATGCATAATCAATTCCTTCTCCTTTAGCTATCATAGACAGTGCACAGTTTCTGACCTACAAAACAAGAATTGCAGCTGAAAATCAACATTATTACACGCCTGAAAAACGCACCGTGTGGCAGCGGGACTCTATCTATTTTCAGCGCAGTAACTGCGACAAAAAAACTTGTAAGGATTGTGAACAGTATTCGACTAATCGGCAGCAGCGAGAAATACACGCAAAAACAAATATGGTTGATCATTGAAGATCAGCCATCGAAAGGAAAGAAAGCATGAGGATGCAAACTGCTCAAGCTATCCGGTGGAGTCTGCCTTTGAAATGGGCCGCCTTGACGACTATGGTGATGGTCTTCACTTTGGTCGGCGCGGCCGATGTCACGGCGGACATTATCAACGTGCCGGGTGACCAGCCCACTATCCAGGCCGGTATCGATGCCGCGTTTCTTATTTCCGACACCGTTCTGGTGGCCCCTGGGACATATTATGAAAACCTCAGATTGTCAACCAATGTGACAATTTCCAGCCATTACATGCTGGATGAAGACCCGGCTCACATTCTCAGAACTATAATAGACGGTTCCAACCCGACCAACCCCGACACGGGCAGTTGTATTATCATTGCTTACGCCAATAATGTCACCGTGCAGGGTTTCACCATAACCAACGGCACCGGCACCAAATGGCTCGATGAGCACGGGGCTGGGCTTATCTATCGCGAGGGCGGAGGGATTCTGGTTCAGGGCTGTGCACCACTCATTCGATACAACCGCATTGTATATAATCAGGCAACCGACGAATCGGGCGGCATGGCCTCCTCCGGTGGCGGCGGTATACGGGTTGGAGACGGCGAGGCTGAGATCTGCAACAATATTATCATGAACAACCATGGAGGCGGATACGGCGGGGGAATTGTCTTCAACTACTGCGGCGGCATTGTCCGGAACAACATAATCGCCCACAACATCGGCGGTTCGGATTACGGTGGCGGCGGTATCTGGCGAACGGGCGGGGCACCGGCTACCGTACTTGAAAACAACACTATCGTATACAACCAATCAAACTCGAACGGTGGCGGTATATGGTGTAGCTACGGTGGTCATGTGAACAGCAAAGGCAACATCATCTGGGGTAACACCGGCACTTCCAATCCGCAGATCAGCAACGTCACGTCGGTGACTGCCTCTTATTGCGCCGTGCAGGATGGCTTCCCGGGCGAGGGGAATATCGAACTAGACCCGGAAATGATCGAAGATTATTTCTACATAAAAGCTACTTCCCCATGTGTTGATGCCGGTGACCCTGCGACGGAACAAAACGATGTTGAAAACCAAAGCAAGGTCGGCGATGCCCTTTGGCCGGCGCGCGGCGGTCTGCGCAATGACATGGGCGCCTATGGCGGGCCGGGCGGATATTCTTTTGAATTGATAGCTGTGCTCTCAGATACGACCGTCGGTTGGGCACCTTTTGAAGTGAACTTTGAGGCTTACACCAGTCTTGCCGTCGACACCTGGACCTGGGATTTCGGTGATGAGGAGTCCGCCACTGTGCAGTTTCCAAATCATGTTTTTCAAGATCGGGGGCTATACGATGTAAGTTTGCAGATCGATGTCGGCGGTGAGTTATACGATGTTATCAAGGGTGAGATGGTCGCCGCGGTGGCCGACACGATGTACGCCGATAACGCAACCGTCGGCACCGACCCTGAAGTCGAGGTAGTGGTCTACGCCTATAATACCATCCCGCTGGAGGAAATCAACATCCCGGTCGTTTTCGCCGGTGACTTGGAATTGGAGTTGGATTCGTTTTCAACCGCTGGTTGCCGGACAGATTATTTCGAAGAACAGGCGCAAGTCCACTTTGTGCCCACCAGCAAAAAACTGACCATCAATCTACGCTCATCGCTGGCCGGGACTTCACCGGATTTGCCGCCCGGAAGCGGACCTGTGCTGAAACTCTATTTTCAACGAGTCTCAGGCAGCGTGGGCGATGTGGCGGCGATTGCAATTGACGGTTACTCGTCGGGTGGTACCGATCGCCTGCCCAACTATTCAGGCGAGATGGCTGCATATTCACCGGTCGCAGTCAACGGTGAAGTAGTCTATGCCAACTGCTGCTCCGGGATACGGGGCAACGTCGACGGCGATCCGGGCGACCAGATCACCATTGCCGACTTGGTCTATCTGGTTGACTTCATGTTTAACGCCGGCGCCGATCCCATTTGCTGGAAAGAGGCAAACATCGACGGAGATTTGATAGGCGATATACTCGAACAAGTAGATGTCGCCGACTTGGTATACCTGGTTGACTACATGTTTTCCGGAGGCGCAGCGCCGCAGATCTGTTTCTAAAAAAAGGGCTCTCAGACCCCTCTGCCGCTGTGCAACAAGGCGGGAGGATCGCATACATAGGGCGACCTCTTCCCGCCTTTCTTGTTGTTCAGTATGTAAGGTGTGTGCTATTATCGTACCAGAATATGGAGTGCCGACGAATTGTAAGAGAAAATGCCGGACCTAACCGCAGACAAAATCATCGAATTACTGAACCTAAAACCTTTACCGCTTGAAGGCGGGTTCTACCGAGAGACCTACCGTTCAGATGACATCATCAATCATGCAGCTCTACCCGAAAGGTTCCCCGACAATCGTTCGCTGTCGACAGCCATCTACTACTTGCTGACCCCTGAGACCTTTTCGGCCATGCACCGCCTGCCGGCCGATGAGATGTTTCACTTTTACCTCGGGGACCCGGTGACCATGCTGCAATTGCATCCGAACGGTTCCAGTGGGGTGCTTGCGTTGGGTCGCAATCTGGCGACAGGACAAAGCCTGCAAGCCTTAGTACCGCACGGCGCCTGGCAAGGAGCGCGATTGGTTGAAGGTGGTCGTTATGCCCTTCTGGGAACCACCGTGGCGCCCGGTTTTGAGTTTGATGACTACGAAGCCGGACATCGTGAACAACTCATCCGACAGTATCCCGACCGCTCAGAACTGATCACACTTCTGACCAAAGCGTAACCGAGCTGACGGCTATTTCGTCAGCGGTGGACGCGGCGCCACCATTATCGATTTCTCCCGCTGTAAAGTCACCAACCCGGGCTTGGCCTTGCGTGGCTTGCGCACGTAGCGCCGTTCGGTATAGACGATGGGCACCAGCGAGTCGTTGCGCGCCTTGCTGTGATATGCAGCCACGGCGGCGGCTTCTTCGACCTCCGCCTTGGATGGAACGAACGACTTGTTGGGAAACTTCAGTACCACGTGCGAACCGGGGCATTGCTGAGCGTGGAACCACAACTCGTATGGTCGGGCGTGGTCAAAAGTAGTGCGATCATTGTCGGCGCCGTCCCGCCCCACCAAAAGCCTGAGCCCGGTGGTCAACAGATACTCCCGATAGGGCAGTCGGACAGTCTGCTCAGCTTGCCCACCGCCGGGCCGACCACCCAGTGCCGTGAGTTCCTGTTCGTATCGCTTGAGGGCCGATTCGAAATTCGAGTGCAGGGCCGCCTGGATTTCGGTTATGGCGCTAATCTCGCCTTTCGTTATCTCCAGCCGCCTCTTGAGCAGTTGTTCACCGTCGCGCCCCTTGCGGAATTTTTTGAAGTACGCCTCCACATTTTGGCGAGGCGCAAGAGCCGGGTCCAACTTGATTGAGATCGTCTCACCTTTGTCGTCAAAGACATCGTCAACTGTTATATTGTCCAACCCGGTCCTAAGTCGGTCGAAGTTTATCTGTAACAACTCCCCCGTTCTCTTGTATCGCTCGAAGTCGACCGCTGTCTTGAGGTCTTCTTCGACTTTGGCCAGCCGCCTGGTCAGCTTTTTGAGTTGACGGTCGACGGCACCCAGGAGTCGCTTTTCGTCGTCGGCTTCTTCACGCCCTGACCTTTTCAGATCGCACATGGCCAGCGTGGCCAGCGAAAGCGTCTTGAACTTGGTGGCCGTCTGCGCTGACGTTTTCAGGCGAAAGGGATAGACCTCGACACCGTCCGGATGATCATATAGCTGTCCGCCCGATGCGCCTCGAAACTGTCCCACCGTTTCCTTGATCTGCTGAGCCAGACGCATGCAGGCAGCTTCGTCACAGGCATCAACCGACAATCCGTCGCAATCGGCGCGCGCGACCACCTCCCGGGCCAGAGTGCGACCGAAACCGTGCACCGTTTTGGCCAAAACGGCAGACACTGATTGTAACGTCTGATCATTCATAGCCGACCCTATTGACCCGGCTGTCACCTCGCGTGGATCTAGCTTGTCCGGCAGCGGTGGTGGTTGATAACGTTCACCTATCGTAAAACTTTTGCGCCTGAGACTGGCCAGCATGCCGAACGAATCGTTAAGATGCCACAGGTTGCCGTTGGGACCCAGCGCTTCAAACAGCAAGTGAGACCTGCCGTCTGTCTTTTCAACGGTGACTGAAATTATCCTATCAAATCCGAGTTGCGCGACGGCCGTGATACATCCTTCTTCGAGGGAGAATATCGAACGCGGTTTTTCTTTGGTCTCTACTCGTATCTTGGAAGCGGGCACCAGAAAGAGTCCGGCTCCGGCTGGGTGATAGCGCAGCCCCAGAGCGAGGCGGGCCTTGTCCTTCTTGAGGATGATATAGACGGCCCGTTCTTTCTTGTAGAACTCGGTAGCCGTGATACGGGCGCCGATTG contains these protein-coding regions:
- a CDS encoding ester cyclase, encoding MHSLKLLGAVVIVVSIITAGCCDQGASIEQQNIATVFRVHEEMSKGNVDYFDEVLAEDYVRHCQAMPPRFQEMRGAEQLKEFVADFLKSVPDYRDSIGPIFAQGDMVAYVATGFGTQTGQMNDLPPTGKEFTIVNIVLQRFEKGKIAETWVSWDNVSMLAQLGFFPPPEPEPPQEEDNK
- a CDS encoding PKD domain-containing protein codes for the protein MRMQTAQAIRWSLPLKWAALTTMVMVFTLVGAADVTADIINVPGDQPTIQAGIDAAFLISDTVLVAPGTYYENLRLSTNVTISSHYMLDEDPAHILRTIIDGSNPTNPDTGSCIIIAYANNVTVQGFTITNGTGTKWLDEHGAGLIYREGGGILVQGCAPLIRYNRIVYNQATDESGGMASSGGGGIRVGDGEAEICNNIIMNNHGGGYGGGIVFNYCGGIVRNNIIAHNIGGSDYGGGGIWRTGGAPATVLENNTIVYNQSNSNGGGIWCSYGGHVNSKGNIIWGNTGTSNPQISNVTSVTASYCAVQDGFPGEGNIELDPEMIEDYFYIKATSPCVDAGDPATEQNDVENQSKVGDALWPARGGLRNDMGAYGGPGGYSFELIAVLSDTTVGWAPFEVNFEAYTSLAVDTWTWDFGDEESATVQFPNHVFQDRGLYDVSLQIDVGGELYDVIKGEMVAAVADTMYADNATVGTDPEVEVVVYAYNTIPLEEINIPVVFAGDLELELDSFSTAGCRTDYFEEQAQVHFVPTSKKLTINLRSSLAGTSPDLPPGSGPVLKLYFQRVSGSVGDVAAIAIDGYSSGGTDRLPNYSGEMAAYSPVAVNGEVVYANCCSGIRGNVDGDPGDQITIADLVYLVDFMFNAGADPICWKEANIDGDLIGDILEQVDVADLVYLVDYMFSGGAAPQICF
- a CDS encoding cupin domain-containing protein; this encodes MPDLTADKIIELLNLKPLPLEGGFYRETYRSDDIINHAALPERFPDNRSLSTAIYYLLTPETFSAMHRLPADEMFHFYLGDPVTMLQLHPNGSSGVLALGRNLATGQSLQALVPHGAWQGARLVEGGRYALLGTTVAPGFEFDDYEAGHREQLIRQYPDRSELITLLTKA
- a CDS encoding NFACT RNA binding domain-containing protein; this translates as MTEQWATREEQVYLSLVAKCRVPPYIRRMQTSLHIMALVESLESEAIGARITATEFYKKERAVYIILKKDKARLALGLRYHPAGAGLFLVPASKIRVETKEKPRSIFSLEEGCITAVAQLGFDRIISVTVEKTDGRSHLLFEALGPNGNLWHLNDSFGMLASLRRKSFTIGERYQPPPLPDKLDPREVTAGSIGSAMNDQTLQSVSAVLAKTVHGFGRTLAREVVARADCDGLSVDACDEAACMRLAQQIKETVGQFRGASGGQLYDHPDGVEVYPFRLKTSAQTATKFKTLSLATLAMCDLKRSGREEADDEKRLLGAVDRQLKKLTRRLAKVEEDLKTAVDFERYKRTGELLQINFDRLRTGLDNITVDDVFDDKGETISIKLDPALAPRQNVEAYFKKFRKGRDGEQLLKRRLEITKGEISAITEIQAALHSNFESALKRYEQELTALGGRPGGGQAEQTVRLPYREYLLTTGLRLLVGRDGADNDRTTFDHARPYELWFHAQQCPGSHVVLKFPNKSFVPSKAEVEEAAAVAAYHSKARNDSLVPIVYTERRYVRKPRKAKPGLVTLQREKSIMVAPRPPLTK